The Bacillota bacterium nucleotide sequence GGGGCATGGCGCGGCACGGCGGCGGCTCGTTCTCCGGCAAGGACCCCACCAAAGTGGACAGGACGGGCACCTACGCCGCCCGTTACGTGGCGAAAAACCTGGTTGCCGCGGGCCTTGCCGAGCGCTGCGAGGTGCAGGTGGCCTACGTCATCGGCGTGGCGCGCCCCATCTCGTTCATGGTGGATACCTTCGGCACGGGGAAGCTGCCCGACCCGGTGCTGGCCGAGATTGCCGGACGGCTGGTGGATCTGCGCCCGGCGGCCCTCATCGAGCGCTTCCAGTTGCGCCGGCCCATTTACCGGCAGCTGGCCACCTACGGCCACTTCGGCCGCCCCGAACTCGATCTACCCTGGGAGCGCACCGACCTGGTCGAGCCCCTGAAGCGGGCAGCGCAGGCGTGGCTCGAGGCCCACTCGGCCCGCGCCGCGGCCGCGGCGTCGGAGCCGCCCGGTCGGCAGCACTGAGAGGAAGGATCCGACCATGCCCGATGCAGCGGTGCCGGCGTCGCCGGCGGCTTCGCTCGAAGAGCTGGGCCGGCGGCGCATCGAGTGGGCTGACTCGTTCATGGCCGTTCTGGCGCAGATCCGCGAGCGGTGGGCGGCCGAACGGCCGCTGGCCGGGGTTCGTATCTCCGCCTGCCTGCACGTGACCACGGAGACGGCCAACTTGGTGCGCACGCTGGCGGCGGGCGGCGCGGAGGTCCGGTTGTGCGCCTCCAACCCCCTTTCCACCCAGGACGATGTGGTGGCGGCGCTTAACTCGGTCTACCGGATCCCCACCTTTGCCCGGCGAGGCGTCACCTCCGAGGAGTACTACGCCCACATCCGCCAGGCCCTGGACCACGGCCCCGCCATCACGATGGACGATGGCGCCGACCTGGTGACCACGCTGCACACCCGGCGACAGGAGCTTCTGGCGGGGGTGCGGGGCGGCACCGAGGAGACCACCACCGGGGTCGTCCGGCTTCAGGCGATGGCCAGGGACCGCGTTCTGCGTTACCCGATTGTGGCGATCAACGACGCGCGGACCAAGTTCATGTTCGACAACCGCTACGGCACGGGGCAGTCGGCTATTGACGGCATCCTGCGGGCCACCAACGTACTGCTCGCCGGCAGTACGGTGGTCGTCGCCGGGTACGGGTGGTGCGGGCGAGGCATCGCCATGCGGGCAAGGGGCATGGGGGCCAGGGTCATTGTCACCGAGGTGGACCCGCTGCGAGCCCTCGAGGCCGTCATGGACGGGTACCAGGTGATGCCCATGGCCGAGGCGGCGCCGCAGGGCGACGTCTTCATCACCGCGACGGGCAACACGGCCGTCGTGCGTCAGGAGCATTTCCTGCGGCTGAAGGACGGGGC carries:
- a CDS encoding methionine adenosyltransferase domain-containing protein, with the protein product GMARHGGGSFSGKDPTKVDRTGTYAARYVAKNLVAAGLAERCEVQVAYVIGVARPISFMVDTFGTGKLPDPVLAEIAGRLVDLRPAALIERFQLRRPIYRQLATYGHFGRPELDLPWERTDLVEPLKRAAQAWLEAHSARAAAAASEPPGRQH
- the ahcY gene encoding adenosylhomocysteinase, yielding MPDAAVPASPAASLEELGRRRIEWADSFMAVLAQIRERWAAERPLAGVRISACLHVTTETANLVRTLAAGGAEVRLCASNPLSTQDDVVAALNSVYRIPTFARRGVTSEEYYAHIRQALDHGPAITMDDGADLVTTLHTRRQELLAGVRGGTEETTTGVVRLQAMARDRVLRYPIVAINDARTKFMFDNRYGTGQSAIDGILRATNVLLAGSTVVVAGYGWCGRGIAMRARGMGARVIVTEVDPLRALEAVMDGYQVMPMAEAAPQGDVFITATGNTAVVRQEHFLRLKDGAILANAGHFDVEVDVKALAALSKSRRQVRPNVEEFELPGGKRVRLVGEGRLVNLAAAEGHPAQVMDMSFANQALAVEWLVREGGGLEPQVYPVPDTIDREVARLKLVCMGVAIDNLTEEQERYLSAWEEGT